The Spirosoma oryzicola genome contains a region encoding:
- a CDS encoding response regulator transcription factor, which yields MKILLVEDEERLASFIRKGMSAEGYEVEIAYDGRIGLSLFRGDEYGIIILDVNLPHINGIELCRMIRSENEAVPVLMLTALDSLADKSDGFNAGADDYLAKPFEFQELLLRVRALTRRNGTKQKQVLRLADLELNLDTQTATRAGERLDLTTREYALLEYLMLNKGKIVSRIDISEQVWNLNFDSSTNVIDVYVSYLRKKIDKGFSPKLLHTIVGMGYVLREG from the coding sequence ATGAAAATCCTTTTAGTTGAAGACGAAGAGCGGTTGGCCTCTTTTATCCGGAAAGGTATGTCGGCCGAGGGTTACGAAGTCGAGATTGCCTATGATGGCCGAATTGGACTGTCCCTATTTCGCGGAGATGAGTACGGGATCATTATACTGGATGTCAATCTGCCGCACATAAACGGTATTGAGCTATGTCGAATGATCCGCTCGGAAAATGAAGCCGTACCCGTGCTGATGCTAACCGCGCTGGATAGTCTGGCTGATAAATCAGATGGGTTCAACGCCGGAGCAGACGACTACTTAGCCAAACCATTTGAATTTCAGGAACTGCTTTTACGGGTCAGAGCGTTGACGCGCCGGAATGGTACCAAGCAGAAGCAGGTACTTCGACTGGCCGATCTGGAATTGAATCTGGATACCCAAACCGCAACGCGGGCTGGTGAACGTCTCGATTTGACTACCAGGGAATACGCTTTGTTGGAATACCTGATGCTCAACAAAGGAAAAATTGTTTCGCGGATTGATATCAGTGAGCAGGTCTGGAACCTGAATTTTGACAGCAGTACCAACGTTATTGATGTATATGTGAGCTATCTGAGAAAGAAAATCGACAAAGGATTCTCGCCCAAACTGTTACACACCATTGTAGGAATGGGGTACGTGCTTCGTGAGGGTTAA